The following are encoded in a window of Narcine bancroftii isolate sNarBan1 chromosome 2, sNarBan1.hap1, whole genome shotgun sequence genomic DNA:
- the LOC138753095 gene encoding putative eggshell protein: MRDQGDDEHGDDEHGDDEQGDDEQGDDEHGDDEQGDDEQGDDKQGDDEQGDDEHGDDEHGDDEHGDDEHGDDEQGDDEQGDDEQGDDEQGDDEHGDDEHGDDEQGDDEQGDDEHGADEHGADEQGDDEQGDDEQGDDEQGDDEQGDDEQGDDEHGDDEHGDDEHGDDEYGDNEHGDDELC; this comes from the coding sequence ATGAGGGACCAAGGGGACGATGAACATGGGGACGATGAACATGGGGACGATGAACAAGGGGACGATGAACAAGGGGACGATGAACATGGGGACGATGAACAAGGGGACGATGAACAAGGGGACGATAAACAAGGGGACGATGAACAAGGGGACGATGAACATGGGGACGATGAACATGGGGACGATGAACATGGGGACGATGAACATGGGGACGATGAACAAGGGGACGATGAACAAGGGGACGATGAACAAGGGGACGATGAACAAGGGGACGATGAACATGGGGACGATGAACATGGGGACGATGAACAAGGGGACGATGAACAAGGGGACGATGAACATGGGGCTGATGAACATGGGGCTGATGAACAAGGGGATGATGAACAAGGGGATGATGAACAAGGGGATGATGAACAAGGGGACGATGAACAAGGGGACGATGAACAAGGGGACGATGAACATGGGGACGATGAACATGGGGACGATGAACATGGGGACGATGAATATGGGGACAATGAACATGGGGATGATGAACTTTGCTGA